The DNA sequence GATCAAAATCAGAAGCTGTTCTCTCATTTTCATATTTTTTATTGATCTCTGATATAGAAAATAAAGGCACCGCATCCGTCATCATCTTTTGATCCTCAAAAATTTGTGATCTTTGAACATCATCAAAAAGAGCCTGAATATCTTTAATGTAAAGTTGTGTATTCATTTTATTTTTTAGGATTTATTTTTAATTTATTCATGATAATAGCTGATATAATTAACAGTGAAAGAGGTATCAACGATAAATAAAATGCACGTTGTCCACTGAATTCCTGAAATACAAAACCGGTGATTATAGAACCTATTGTCCCCCCGATTGCTGAAAAAACAACAATAAGTCCGGACATTGCACTATGCAGGTACTTAGGTATCGAAGCTAGGATAACAGAGTTGATGCTTGGATAAATTGGGGCTAATAAGCCTCCCATCAACGGGAACAGATAGACTACAAGGGGAGCATTAAGCCAGGTAGTATTGGTGCCGATACTGATATTATGAGTCAGTGGTAAAACAAATACTAAACTTAGTGCAAAACCTATGACACAGAAAGAAACCACATAAATCCAGCTGAATTTCTTAGAAAAGAAACCTGATAGAAATCTCCCCAAAGCAAATGCCCCTGCCAAAACAGCCCCTGCCTGTATGCTCATAGAAGTTGGCAGCTTTAGGATTTCTTTATAAAAAGTTGGAGTCCAAGTCTGAAAACTCTGTTCTACCAAAACAAACAGGAAAGCACATACCAAAAAGAACAACACCTTTTTATAACTGAATAAGCTAATACTGTTTTTAATATCTCCTATAAGATCAGTTGTCCCACTTTTTGCTTCCTTCTCATTTAATTTAGAAAAGAACAAAAATAAAAATGATAACGCCGACAAAGCTCCCAATACCCAGTATACATTTAGCCAATGTGTGGAT is a window from the Chryseobacterium sp. T16E-39 genome containing:
- a CDS encoding MFS transporter, which translates into the protein MRNFNIKAILFLNYFVFAILLNSVGTVILQVQQNFGISKSSASVLEGFKDLPIAICSFILASFLPKIGIKNSMLIALFLVSCMCFVMPFSNDFWFFKLLFAIVGVSFALIKISVFTSIGLVTNTDKEHSSFMGFLEGFFMIGVLAGNVLFSLFIDDHNPKSTHWLNVYWVLGALSALSFLFLFFSKLNEKEAKSGTTDLIGDIKNSISLFSYKKVLFFLVCAFLFVLVEQSFQTWTPTFYKEILKLPTSMSIQAGAVLAGAFALGRFLSGFFSKKFSWIYVVSFCVIGFALSLVFVLPLTHNISIGTNTTWLNAPLVVYLFPLMGGLLAPIYPSINSVILASIPKYLHSAMSGLIVVFSAIGGTIGSIITGFVFQEFSGQRAFYLSLIPLSLLIISAIIMNKLKINPKK